gataacaatataataaactgatatatattttcagcaaaaaagTCGAAACGCTTAACTGGAAAATTGAAGcacaaaattgacaaaaaagtACGCGAACACAATCGAAAGGAACGTCGTGAGGCCAAAAAGAACACCAAGAAGGGCAGcaagaaacagaaactgaTACAGATCCCAAACATATGCCCATTTAAGGATGATATACTTAAAGAAGTGGAAGAGGCCAAGCAACGCCAGGAGGCAGAGCGTCAAGCCCGCAGGGAACAGTTCAAAGCAGAGCGCGCACAGAACAAATTCAAGTCGTTGGAGTCGATGGTGGAGAATGCCGACATGCGGGGCACAGTGCATGGTATAATGCATGAGAACGATGATAGCAATCCAACAGAGAGGAAATACAAGAACGCAGCCACCAAGGAGCAATCTCTGAAACAGTACTTTAAGGAGTTCCGCAAAGTTATTGAGAACGCAGACGTTGTCCTCGAAGTAGTCGATGCACGCGATCCTTTGGGTACACGCTGCAATGAAGTTGAGCGAGCTGTGCGCGCTGCCCCGGGAAATAAGCGATTGGTGCTCATTTTGAATAAAGCTGATCTTGTGCCTAGAGAAAACCTTAATAATTGGATCAAGTACTTTAGACGCAATGGACCCGTGACAGCGTTTAAGGCGTCCACGCAGGATCAGGCATCGAGGCTGGGCCGTCGAAAGTTACGCGATATGAAAACCGAGAAAGCCATGCAGGGATCCGTTTGTATTGGAGCCGAGTTGCTAATGTCTATGCTGGCAAATTACTGTCGCAACAAGGGCATTAAAACCTCAATTCGCGTAGGAGTTGTGGGCATACCCAATGTAGGCAAGAGTTCCATTATAAACTCATTAACTCGAGGACGTTCATGCATGGTGGGAAGCACACCTGGAGTAACTAAGTAAGTGGTGTTAATCGCTTTCCTGAACTCCTTATTAATGATTGCATTCTTACAGAGCCATGCAAGAGGTTGAATT
The genomic region above belongs to Drosophila innubila isolate TH190305 chromosome 3R unlocalized genomic scaffold, UK_Dinn_1.0 2_E_3R, whole genome shotgun sequence and contains:
- the LOC117789673 gene encoding guanine nucleotide-binding protein-like 3 homolog; translation: MALKRLKTKKSKRLTGKLKHKIDKKVREHNRKERREAKKNTKKGSKKQKLIQIPNICPFKDDILKEVEEAKQRQEAERQARREQFKAERAQNKFKSLESMVENADMRGTVHGIMHENDDSNPTERKYKNAATKEQSLKQYFKEFRKVIENADVVLEVVDARDPLGTRCNEVERAVRAAPGNKRLVLILNKADLVPRENLNNWIKYFRRNGPVTAFKASTQDQASRLGRRKLRDMKTEKAMQGSVCIGAELLMSMLANYCRNKGIKTSIRVGVVGIPNVGKSSIINSLTRGRSCMVGSTPGVTKAMQEVELDSKIKLIDCPGIVFTSIASEGNENSHAVLKNAQRVGDVKDPFSIAESVLKRASKEYFCKMYDITNYDTFEEFFAKKAARMGKFLKKGVPDVVAAARSVLNDWNTGKIKYCTQPPEVPEVTNVHISASIVHAEAREFDVNNFESMETDILNQCPETADDVMEITSTGPLELRVPHEEVQPIASVIAEKEEPAKGRKRKLDDDKKEKPDPVLLLEENQSLNKNIKELQKKKKKQNVRNEKKISKITDVLDSFTLSAPSATADKYDFDQDYVIE